CTATATCCTGGTTGATATCTTATATCATAAGACCAATGTTCATTAATTTTATCCATAAATGTGAATAACAACAAAATAACCACAAGAGAACCAACAATTATAATCCGAGGTAAAACAGAAAATCCATAAGCATTATATACACCGTAGTAAAATGGAAATACTGAACCAAAGATAAAGGAAGGTATACTTCTGTTAACTAATTCTGTATAGCTTAGGGGTATACTTTCATTCAACAGACAGTCTTTTGCATATTCATCACATGGAATATCACACCTTGAATCTTCACCAAAAACATGAGGTCTCAATAAAATAACACAACCCCAATACAAAACAACAAAAGATATAGGCCAGACAGCGAAGAAAAATACACGTATTAATATAGTATCCCACAAAGAATGTTTATAAATGAGAAGTGCTGGAATACTAAAACTAAAAAATAATATTCCGGCAATTATATTTCTTACACCTTGAGCTTTTCCTGTTAATGTATCATTTTTAACACCATTATAAATAACATTCTTTTGTAAACCAAAAAAATTAAAGATTTTAGTTTCAAAGATCCAATATGTAAAATACACTATTAAAACTAAAATAACATAATACCAATACCAATGCATTCTAATTACAACCTAAAAAAACGGGGTTATACAAAGTATAACCTGAATTATAACTATCAGTAGAATCTGTAGCAACATACGTTGCATCAATATGAAGCGTATTTAAACCAGCAGCTATTCGTTTATAAAAATTATAAGCATATTCCTGTGCAGTTATAGCCTCTTTTAACATTTTATCAACAAAATGTTTAACCAATTGATTACTCATTTTTTATTCAACATTTAATTTCATCTCTTTCTAAAAATACTTCATAAAAAAAAATAATAGTTATAATAATATTTTTCTAAAAATTAGTATATAAAATCAATGATTAAATATAATTAGATGATGTCAACTATTGTGACAATGATTTTTTTCTATAGTAGAGACAGACAAAAATAGAATTTTCAAATTAAATCATACAATATAAAAAAAAAATATTATTTTTTATATGTACAATTAAGTCACCAAATCTGTTCTAAACTATGTCCTAATTCAGTCATGAAATAATTGGTTATAACATAACAAATATATGATTCCATAAAACACATGCTACTGATAAAAGTACATACAGTATAATGTATTTACAAAAAGTATTTGCAATAGATAAGATCCAGGATGTATTTACAGTATCATACCAACTACTATAACAGGTAGTATATAAAATAATTGTTGAATATTAGTGAGTGTTCTTTTAGTAATGTACTATAATTAACACTAAAAAAATACAATAAAACTTTTTCACGAGATTTTTCCAAAAAATCGTATAACTTGTTTTAAACATCCTTTCTTGAAGTATTAGAAAATATTTATTATATCATTTATTGTCATATATTGTAAATTTCCAATGCTTTTAACTATAGTAATACTTAGTGAGTCTATCAAAATTAGTTTTTATTTTATTAATATTCATAATTGAATTATATTGAAGGATATCTTTTATTAGTTTTACACTTCCCCTATTTGAAAATAGAAAACCCAATATAAAAAATACAGCCTTAATATCATTCTTCTTTTTTTTACAATAATTTTAAATGTGACAATAAATATTACAAAGTTTTATAGGTACTAAAAAAATATAAAAAAATCAGAAAAATTAAAAACTAAAAAAATGCTACATGCTACATTTTATATTTTTAAAAAAGATATATCCCTTTCACTGATTCTTATGGTATGTTTCATGCTCTTTTTCTAGTAGCTCAATTTTAGTATTTTTGTATAATATAGATACACTAATGTTATATTTATCTGCAATACGTTGACTTTGTTCTTTTGTTATAGTAGGCAGACCAAATTAGAGTTTAACATATTATCGTTTCTCCTATTTATTAATTTAATTATCGTTTTACCTATTTATAGTATGTAGTTATTTGATAGGGATTAAATAATTAAAAAAAAGAGAGGGGAAAGTGATTTTACAGGGGGAATTGTTGACTAAAAAAATTTTCTATTTTTTGTCATACAGCGATTATCTGAGTGTATATGATGTTGGATAATATTTTCAAGAGATTAATTTTGGATTAGCTCGTATTTTTTAGTTGTCTATAGAACTATGATATGGGTACTCTGTAACAGTAGTACTTAGAAATAAACTTTCATTATAAGTTAATTCTCCAGCATTATGATATCCTTCGGGAGGTGTTATCTGAAAGATTTCACATTCACCATTATCATATCCAAACCATCCAGCATTAACGGTAGTTAAAGATAATAAAATTATTGCTCCTATAAGTACATATCTTATATTCATTCATGATCACGAAGTTATTATTTAAATTAGTAATTAGAAGATTATCTTGTATATGATAATCTCTTCTGTTGAGTAAAGTAAGTCTAAAATCTCTTCTAAAACTAATTTTTCCCTAAATTATTTAGTGATTGTTAGTTGAGATGATTGTTATGTACAAATCAATCTCCACAGTAGTAATATTATTCTTAGATATTATTAAGATGGTAAATATTCTTAAATTATTTAAGATAGTGTAGAGTCTTACTAGAGTTCTTACTCATGAGAATTCTAACAGTTACAATTCTCTATATTTCCTCATAAAATTATTAGAAATTGCTTGATTAAGTATGCATAAACTTCTAATTACTAATGTTTACTTTTATTTAAAGATACATATAAATTTAATATATTATATCTAGTAATGATTTATCTATCTCTTATTTTAGATTATATATGGAGACTATTGCTCTGTTTTTAAATAACACGTAGGATGGTATCATCACAACAAGGAATACAAAGAAGAGTATTATCATTAGAATTATGAATATGTTTATTAGTATGCTTGCAAAGTTTCCTAGGAACATTATAGTCATTATTACTATTAATGTTACTCCTATAATTCCAAGAATGATTATAAATGTTGCTATTATGAATTCAATGTATGTTATTCCAACTGATTTAATAATTTCAAAGATCTTTGAAAAGTTAAATCCTTCTTTGAACTGTTTATTGTCTATCATAAGAACGGTAGCAATTTGGGAGAGGTAGTAGCTTAATAATGATAGTACGATTAATATTGTAAATAGGGTGTAATAATCTACTCTTTCTAGATTAAATGCTATTAATATTATAATGATTTCAGGCAGGAAATAGAGTGTTTTTAATATTAGTAGTTTTAATCCGTTGATGATTTTTTCTGTATTTAAAGTAATGTCTGGTAGTTTGTCCTTATTGTTTATCATCCCATCCATGCAGTTTTCAATAATATGATATGAATAACTTTCTATTAGTATTAGGGGAAATAAGAGTATTCCTATGTAATATAGTATTATCTGGTTTTTGTTTGTTCCAACATATTCTAGTCCATCTTTTAATATATCAAATATCATTTTTTTCATCCTTTTTTTCATCTTCTAATATGAACACTTCTTCTATGTGTTCTTTGTTTAATAATTTTGTTATTTTATATGCCACCAATAGTGATGGATTGTATTTTCCATTTTCAAGCGCGTTTATTGTTTGTCTTGAAACTCCAACTTTTTCTGCAAAGTCTTTCTGAGTAATTCCGATCTCCTGTCTTAAATATTTAATTCTTGTTTTCATAACTCTTAACCCTATACTTTCTTAAACATATTTTTGTTTTTATATGTATTTAATAGAATTTAATTTATGAGATTGAACTTTTTTTTTTTAAATTATAATGGTACGTCCTTTTTTATAAAGTATATGTATGATACAGCCAATCCTATTACAAATGTTGCTAGTATTATAAGATATGATGGGATATAGTTTGTAGTGTATTCTATTATTTCACCGCTTGTTATTAGATATGGACAGCTCCATGGGAAGTACATTCCATATTTGCTTCCTGTGATTATCATATTTGTAAATGTCAACATAGCCCCTCCTATTATTGCAGGTACAAGATTAGTTATTTTCATAGTTATAAATACTAATGGTGTGAATGTAAGGTATAATAACATGTTACATAACAACAACTGCTTAAAATTCTCAAGCACAACATTCATTGTTATTTCTGTTGTTCCTGCTAAGTATCCAAATGCCAACGCTGAAAGTATTGTTACTACTGTAATAATAAGAACCCATACAAGAAACATGATATATTTACCTAATATGAATAATTCTCTTGATGTAGGGGCAGTCAGTACAGTTTTTAAGGTATGTTCATTATATTCTCTACCAAATAAGTATGA
This genomic interval from Candidatus Methanosphaera massiliense contains the following:
- a CDS encoding DUF4013 domain-containing protein, with product MIFDILKDGLEYVGTNKNQIILYYIGILLFPLILIESYSYHIIENCMDGMINNKDKLPDITLNTEKIINGLKLLILKTLYFLPEIIIILIAFNLERVDYYTLFTILIVLSLLSYYLSQIATVLMIDNKQFKEGFNFSKIFEIIKSVGITYIEFIIATFIIILGIIGVTLIVIMTIMFLGNFASILINIFIILMIILFFVFLVVMIPSYVLFKNRAIVSIYNLK
- a CDS encoding helix-turn-helix transcriptional regulator is translated as MKTRIKYLRQEIGITQKDFAEKVGVSRQTINALENGKYNPSLLVAYKITKLLNKEHIEEVFILEDEKKDEKNDI
- a CDS encoding ABC transporter permease; protein product: MYNFIEIEFLKLKRSKIFLLTILGAIFPSFILFLSAKFGEFSQTISLETFLHQVYMYTSVIFVIMLFTIIISYLFGREYNEHTLKTVLTAPTSRELFILGKYIMFLVWVLIITVVTILSALAFGYLAGTTEITMNVVLENFKQLLLCNMLLYLTFTPLVFITMKITNLVPAIIGGAMLTFTNMIITGSKYGMYFPWSCPYLITSGEIIEYTTNYIPSYLIILATFVIGLAVSYIYFIKKDVPL